In one window of Cydia fagiglandana chromosome 10, ilCydFagi1.1, whole genome shotgun sequence DNA:
- the LOC134668370 gene encoding homeobox protein SIX6-like, which produces MRGSWDESTTAALHARILEAHRGPAAADRAAEPAGCADPPLPLSVELAAPTPLLPLPTLSFSAAQVATVCETLEESGDVERLARFLWSLPVAHPNVAELERCEAVLRARAVVAFHAGRHRELYSILERHRFQRSSHAKLQALWLEAHYQEAERLRGRPLGPVDKYRVRKKFPLPRTIWDGEQKTHCFKERTRSLLREWYLQDPYPNPTKKRELAAATGLTPTQVGNWFKNRRQRDRAAAAKNRSALLGRGFASSSTYDEDSADSEINVDEE; this is translated from the coding sequence ATGCGCGGCTCCTGGGACGAGTCCACGACGGCGGCGCTGCACGCGCGCATCCTGGAGGCGCACCGCGGGCCCGCGGCGGCCGACCGCGCCGCCGAGCCCGCCGGCTGCGCCGACCCTCCGCTGCCGCTCAGCGTGGAGCTGGCGGCGCCCACGCCGCTGCTGCCGCTGCCCACGTTATCCTTCAGCGCGGCGCAGGTCGCCACCGTCTGTGAAACGCTTGAAGAATCTGGAGATGTCGAACGACTGGCGCGATTTCTCTGGTCCCTGCCGGTCGCACATCCGAATGTCGCCGAGTTGGAGCGCTGCGAGGCCGTGCTGCGCGCGCGCGCCGTCGTCGCCTTCCACGCCGGCCGCCACCGGGAACTCTACTCCATACTAGAACGGCATCGCTTCCAGCGCTCGAGCCACGCCAAACTACAAGCTCTATGGCTGGAAGCGCACTATCAAGAAGCCGAGAGGCTGCGAGGGCGCCCGCTCGGGCCCGTAGACAAATACAGAGTCCGCAAGAAGTTTCCTCTTCCACGAACCATATGGGACGGAGAACAGAAGACGCATTGTTTTAAAGAGAGGACGAGGTCGCTTCTACGAGAGTGGTACCTCCAAGACCCGTACCCAAATCCAACAAAAAAGCGGGAGTTAGCTGCGGCGACGGGGTTGACGCCGACGCAGGTGGGCAATTGGTTCAAGAACCGGCGGCAGCGGgatcgcgccgccgccgccaaaaaCCGCTCGGCGCTGCTCGGCCGCGGGTTCGCGTCCTCCTCCACCTACGACGAGGACTCCGCCGACTCGGAGATCAACGTCGACGAGGAGTAA